The following coding sequences lie in one Tachysurus fulvidraco isolate hzauxx_2018 chromosome 19, HZAU_PFXX_2.0, whole genome shotgun sequence genomic window:
- the mdm1 gene encoding nuclear protein MDM1 isoform X6, protein MTVHFKGISRHRSKHKARRVRDASPQRAMRLAGLPSDQLGICKEPQLQSKKRALLNPPQVSSSLQLGAPDALIRRQITTRLASPPAVALQSVISVAQAGSVENVETPLSPRPFKPTRTAETTPVQEECSPGHLSKVSDDQEAQKQPADAVNHVLRRKAGLKSERQRNCYQSSEYQRQFQWKNPAAESPLLTAQEMLYSSNRSIPPFKSNPVVMETEYKRSFKGSPPPRGPRLRRDMELNEDPPPKMENIHPEQNKRKKKRHRRLIRKSIPKEKTSEPQALEQKPETPQDQKAASPKVVRKLKTEYSSNFRSPLQYCCRDGAWVRTVGEEVRELREKAEAYRKRAWGTHFSRQHLSQILSEQNCLWEASSGSSPSTFTDDDIHSTRSPVIEALDLARKGPCKEVELPDSPTLHGQRRKAWDEEVNPCERGVAEIKQRKKEKPEDIDREGNINVHSEDNEEEDIGPETKQLPDAEESGNSSDEGRVPTPKLKSMAASQRTHHDRTTPATGGAILVSPPKIKYTKTYRSSEPPLGKVYSPYRQPSCVSVPDSKNEGVSTCRSPLAAGMATVDPLPLREDTWIENSPERLLDPKPPRKSTRKKASSAWLIDDTPSHGNRIQGTMRNPEFLHNGNIGVHRPDGNIFLSSDCLSDNDLDDRMSQISFQSAASCSMASQVLDRAQKRKEDFWGKSQHHLGAHTTAEITAAYSQPYNNV, encoded by the exons ATGACAGTCCATTTTAAG GGCATCAGCAGGCATCGGAGTAAACATAAGGCGAGGCGAGTGAGAGACGCGTCACCGCAGCGAGCAATGCGATTGGCTGGACTGCCCTCTGATCAGCTGG GAATTTGCAAAGAACCCCAGCTTCAATCTAAGAAGAGAGCCCTCTTGAACCCACCTCAAGTGTCCTCTTCCCTACAGTTGGGAGCTCCAGATGCTTTAATCAGGAGGCAGATAACAACCCGGCTTGCTTCGCCTCCAGCTGTAGCACTCCAGAGTGTAATCTCTGTAGCACAAGCAGGCAGTGTAGAGAATGTAGAAACCCCTCTATCCCCGAGACCATTCAAACCAACAAGAACTGCAGAAACGACGCCGGTCCAGGAAGAATGCTCTCCTGGTCATCTGTCCAAAGTATCTGATGACCAGGAGGCACAAAAACAACCAGCAGACGCG GTTAACCATGTACTGAGGAGGAAGGCAGGCCTGAAGTCAGAGCGCCAGAGAAATTGCTACCAGAGCTCTGAGTATCAGAGACAGTTTCAGTGGAAAAATCCAGCAGCTGAATCACCTCTTCTCACTGCCCAAGAG ATGTTGTACTCCAGCAACAGATCGATCCCACCTTTTAAGTCCAATCCTGTAGTAATGGAGACTGAATACAAGAGGAGCTTTAAAGGATCCCCTCCACCCAGAGGCCCACGCCTACGAAGAGACATGGAACTAAATGAGGATCCACCTCCCAAAATGGAGAATATCCACCCAGAGCAG aataaaaggaagaaaaaacggCATCGACGACTAATCAGGAAGTCAATCCCCAAAGAGAAAACTTCAGAGCCACAGGCCTTAGAGCAGAAACCGGAGACACCACAAGACCAAAAAGCTGCTTCACCCAaagtggtgag GAAGCTGAAGACTGAATATAGCTCAAACTTCCGCTCTCCTCTTCAATACTGCTGCAGAGATGGTGCCTGGGTCAGAACTGTAGGAGAGGAG GTGCGGGAGTTGCGGGAGAAAGCAGAAGCCTATAGAAAGAGGGCCTGGGGAACTCACTTCTCCCGACAGCACCTGAGCCAGATCCTGTCTGAGCAGAACTGCCTATGGGAAGCATCTAGTGGTTCTTCTCCCTCCACATTCACTGATGATGACATTCATTCCACCAGAAGTCCCGTCATCGAGGCCCTGGACCTGGCCAG GAAAGGCCCTTGTAAAGAGGTAGAGCTTCCCGACAGCCCCACCCTTCATGGACAGAGGAGAAAGGCATGGGATGAGGAAGTAAATCCTTGTGAGAGGGGTGTGGCCGAGATAAAGCAGCGAAAGAAGGAGAAACCAGAGGACATCGATAGGGaaggaaatataaatgtgcattcAGAAGACAACGAGGAAGA GGACATTGGGCCAGAAACAAAGCAATTACCAGATGCAGAAGAGTCAGGAAACTCCAGTGATGAGGGCAGGGTGCCTACTCCCAAACTTAAATCAATGGCAGCTTCACAGAGGACTCATCATGACCGCACCACCCCTGCGACTG GTGGTGCTATACTGGTCTCCCCTCCAAAGATTAAATATACCAAGACGTACAGGAGTAGTGAACCACCACTTGGGAAAGTTTACTCACCTTACAGACAACCCAGTTGTGTCTCAGTGCCAGACAGCAAG AATGAAGGCGTGAGTACGTGTCGTTCTCCTCTTGCAGCAGGGATGGCAACAGTAGACCCACTTCCCTTAAGAGAAGACACATGGATTGAGAACTCTCCTGAACGCTTGCTTGATCCGAAACCACCCAGAAAATCAACTCGCAAAAAAGCAAGCAGCGCTTGGCTCATAGACGATACCCCATCACATGGCAATAGAATCCAAGGCACAATGAGAAACCCAGAGTTTCTGCATAACG GTAATATAGGAGTACATCGGCCAGACGGAAATATTTTCCTTTCCAGTGACTGTCTATCTGACAACG ATTTGGATGACAGGATGTCCCAGATCTCATTCCAGTCAGCAGCTTCCTGCTCTATGGCATCCCAGGTATTGGACCGGGCGCAGAAGAGGAAAGAAGACTTCTGGGGAAAGAGTCAACACCATCTCGGGGCTCACACTACTGCAGAAATAACAGCTGCCTACTCACAGCCCTATAATAATGTGTAG
- the mdm1 gene encoding nuclear protein MDM1 isoform X7, producing MRLAGLPSDQLGICKEPQLQSKKRALLNPPQVSSSLQLGAPDALIRRQITTRLASPPAVALQSVISVAQAGSVENVETPLSPRPFKPTRTAETTPVQEECSPGHLSKVSDDQEAQKQPADAVNHVLRRKAGLKSERQRNCYQSSEYQRQFQWKNPAAESPLLTAQEMLYSSNRSIPPFKSNPVVMETEYKRSFKGSPPPRGPRLRRDMELNEDPPPKMENIHPEQNKRKKKRHRRLIRKSIPKEKTSEPQALEQKPETPQDQKAASPKVVRCVKLKTEYSSNFRSPLQYCCRDGAWVRTVGEEVHEWYHEVRELREKAEAYRKRAWGTHFSRQHLSQILSEQNCLWEASSGSSPSTFTDDDIHSTRSPVIEALDLASVGERCSPSSSLSLPASRKGPCKEVELPDSPTLHGQRRKAWDEEVNPCERGVAEIKQRKKEKPEDIDREGNINVHSEDNEEEDIGPETKQLPDAEESGNSSDEGRVPTPKLKSMAASQRTHHDRTTPATGGAILVSPPKIKYTKTYRSSEPPLGKVYSPYRQPSCVSVPDSKNEGVSTCRSPLAAGMATVDPLPLREDTWIENSPERLLDPKPPRKSTRKKASSAWLIDDTPSHGNRIQGTMRNPEFLHNGNIGVHRPDGNIFLSSDCLSDNDLDDRMSQISFQSAASCSMASQVLDRAQKRKEDFWGKSQHHLGAHTTAEITAAYSQPYNNV from the exons ATGCGATTGGCTGGACTGCCCTCTGATCAGCTGG GAATTTGCAAAGAACCCCAGCTTCAATCTAAGAAGAGAGCCCTCTTGAACCCACCTCAAGTGTCCTCTTCCCTACAGTTGGGAGCTCCAGATGCTTTAATCAGGAGGCAGATAACAACCCGGCTTGCTTCGCCTCCAGCTGTAGCACTCCAGAGTGTAATCTCTGTAGCACAAGCAGGCAGTGTAGAGAATGTAGAAACCCCTCTATCCCCGAGACCATTCAAACCAACAAGAACTGCAGAAACGACGCCGGTCCAGGAAGAATGCTCTCCTGGTCATCTGTCCAAAGTATCTGATGACCAGGAGGCACAAAAACAACCAGCAGACGCG GTTAACCATGTACTGAGGAGGAAGGCAGGCCTGAAGTCAGAGCGCCAGAGAAATTGCTACCAGAGCTCTGAGTATCAGAGACAGTTTCAGTGGAAAAATCCAGCAGCTGAATCACCTCTTCTCACTGCCCAAGAG ATGTTGTACTCCAGCAACAGATCGATCCCACCTTTTAAGTCCAATCCTGTAGTAATGGAGACTGAATACAAGAGGAGCTTTAAAGGATCCCCTCCACCCAGAGGCCCACGCCTACGAAGAGACATGGAACTAAATGAGGATCCACCTCCCAAAATGGAGAATATCCACCCAGAGCAG aataaaaggaagaaaaaacggCATCGACGACTAATCAGGAAGTCAATCCCCAAAGAGAAAACTTCAGAGCCACAGGCCTTAGAGCAGAAACCGGAGACACCACAAGACCAAAAAGCTGCTTCACCCAaagtggtgaggtgtgt GAAGCTGAAGACTGAATATAGCTCAAACTTCCGCTCTCCTCTTCAATACTGCTGCAGAGATGGTGCCTGGGTCAGAACTGTAGGAGAGGAG GTTCATGAGTGGTATCATGAG GTGCGGGAGTTGCGGGAGAAAGCAGAAGCCTATAGAAAGAGGGCCTGGGGAACTCACTTCTCCCGACAGCACCTGAGCCAGATCCTGTCTGAGCAGAACTGCCTATGGGAAGCATCTAGTGGTTCTTCTCCCTCCACATTCACTGATGATGACATTCATTCCACCAGAAGTCCCGTCATCGAGGCCCTGGACCTGGCCAG TGTCGGGGAGAGGTGTAGCCCCAGTTCTTCCTTGTCCTTGCCTGCAAGTAGGAAAGGCCCTTGTAAAGAGGTAGAGCTTCCCGACAGCCCCACCCTTCATGGACAGAGGAGAAAGGCATGGGATGAGGAAGTAAATCCTTGTGAGAGGGGTGTGGCCGAGATAAAGCAGCGAAAGAAGGAGAAACCAGAGGACATCGATAGGGaaggaaatataaatgtgcattcAGAAGACAACGAGGAAGA GGACATTGGGCCAGAAACAAAGCAATTACCAGATGCAGAAGAGTCAGGAAACTCCAGTGATGAGGGCAGGGTGCCTACTCCCAAACTTAAATCAATGGCAGCTTCACAGAGGACTCATCATGACCGCACCACCCCTGCGACTG GTGGTGCTATACTGGTCTCCCCTCCAAAGATTAAATATACCAAGACGTACAGGAGTAGTGAACCACCACTTGGGAAAGTTTACTCACCTTACAGACAACCCAGTTGTGTCTCAGTGCCAGACAGCAAG AATGAAGGCGTGAGTACGTGTCGTTCTCCTCTTGCAGCAGGGATGGCAACAGTAGACCCACTTCCCTTAAGAGAAGACACATGGATTGAGAACTCTCCTGAACGCTTGCTTGATCCGAAACCACCCAGAAAATCAACTCGCAAAAAAGCAAGCAGCGCTTGGCTCATAGACGATACCCCATCACATGGCAATAGAATCCAAGGCACAATGAGAAACCCAGAGTTTCTGCATAACG GTAATATAGGAGTACATCGGCCAGACGGAAATATTTTCCTTTCCAGTGACTGTCTATCTGACAACG ATTTGGATGACAGGATGTCCCAGATCTCATTCCAGTCAGCAGCTTCCTGCTCTATGGCATCCCAGGTATTGGACCGGGCGCAGAAGAGGAAAGAAGACTTCTGGGGAAAGAGTCAACACCATCTCGGGGCTCACACTACTGCAGAAATAACAGCTGCCTACTCACAGCCCTATAATAATGTGTAG